A segment of the Parasynechococcus marenigrum WH 8102 genome:
GGGACACCCATTCGAGGAAGGCAGAGATGCTGCTGTCGAAGAAAATCGTTCCATTCACAGCGCGCCTGTAAGCGGAACCGGTGCGCTGGAAGCGCTCGCCGTTGACCTGCTCGCGCCGAAACATCTGGACCACCTCCAGGCCCTGCAGGTTCTCCTGAAAATCAGCATTGAGCTGGGAGAGCTCCTCTCGAACTCGGTAATTCGCCTTGCGGTAACGGCCCTGCAACCAGATCACCATCAAGGTCACGGGGATCTGTGTGCAAAGCAGCAACAGGCCAAGCCGCCATTCGATCAGCAGCATCGAGCTGGCGATCACCACCAGGCTCACCAGATCGCCAAGAACACCAACGGCTCCGCTGCCGAAGACCTCCGACAAGGCATCGACATCACTGGTGAGCCGTGTGAGCAACTTGCCCACAGGCATGCCGTCGTGGAACCGCAGCGACAGCGACAGGGCATGACGAAACAGATCATCCCGGATCCGTGCGGTAAGTCGCTGACCCACAGCCTGGATGTTGAACAGCTGAACCCCCTGCAGCGCTAGACGCAACAGCACCGACACGAGCAGCAGCGACACGATCAGGCGGATGGCGGCCCCGGTCGTCAGACCCTCCAGCCAGGGAAGGCTGGGTTCGTTGCGCAACACACTGATGGCCTGGCCCACCAACAGGGGCTGAATCGCTCCCGCCACCGCTAACGGCACGAGCAGCACCAGGGTCAGCAGCAGACGGCGGCGGTCATGAACGAGATAACGGCCCAGCCGACGCACTCGTTTCCAATCACTGATGACGCTCATCCGGCGGCTCCGGCAGCGGCTGAAGCCGTGCGGACCGCCTCAACAATGGCGTTCAAAGACCCATCATCCAGCCGCATCGACAGGGGGTGACCAACCAAGCGGGCCGTGGTGTGGAACAGATCCTCGATGGCCACCAGCCCGTTGTCCCGCAGGGTGCGCCCCGTCGCCACCAGATCCACGATCGCTTCGGACATGCCGGTGATGGGCCCGAGCTCGACAGAGCCATTCAAATGCACCAGCTCCACCGGTAGATCGAGCCCATCGAAGTATTCACGGGCGCAATGGGTGAACTTGCTCGCCACCCGGCAGTGGGGCGGCAGGTCCGCCGCCCGTTCGTACCCGCTGCTGGCCTTGACGGCCACGGCCATGCGACAGCCTCCGAAACCCAGATCCACCAGCTGCGCCACCGGCAATTGGTGCTCCCGCAGCACGTCATAGCCAACCACACCAAGCTGGGCCTGGCCGTAGGCCACGTAAGTCGGCACATCACCGTTGCGCACCAGCAGTGCCCGGGCTCGACCGCAGGGGGTGGGCAGCATCAGCTGGCGGTTGTCCTTGTCCAGAGCCGCCGAAAAATCAAGACCTGCGGCCGCAAACCGAGCCGCGGAATCCTTGAGCAGCGCTCCTTTGGCCAACGCGACGGTGATCATGGGTCCAGCGTTGACCGTGTAACCAGGCAGGACTTTAACGATGCAATCCTCCCTCCATGCCCTGCCGGTGCTGCAGGACAACGTCCTGTGGATCTGGGTGCGGGGCGATGAGGCCGCTGTGGTGGACCCTGCCGTGGCCGAACCAGTCATCGACTGGCTGCAACAACGGCAGCTGCAGCTGAGTGCGGTGCTGCAGACGCATCACCACGCCGATCACATCGGTGGAACCCCTGGCCTGCTGGAGCGATGGCCCGATGCGGCCGTGGTAGCGGCTGGAGCGGATCGATCGCGCATTCCCTTTCAGACCATCTCCGTCAGCGACGGCG
Coding sequences within it:
- the hisG gene encoding ATP phosphoribosyltransferase, with amino-acid sequence MITVALAKGALLKDSAARFAAAGLDFSAALDKDNRQLMLPTPCGRARALLVRNGDVPTYVAYGQAQLGVVGYDVLREHQLPVAQLVDLGFGGCRMAVAVKASSGYERAADLPPHCRVASKFTHCAREYFDGLDLPVELVHLNGSVELGPITGMSEAIVDLVATGRTLRDNGLVAIEDLFHTTARLVGHPLSMRLDDGSLNAIVEAVRTASAAAGAAG